The Dehalogenimonas sp. 4OHTPN genome window below encodes:
- the fabD gene encoding ACP S-malonyltransferase: MVKPMLAFVFPGQGAQAPGMGLDVYEEYDSARAVFKAADERLGFSISRLCFEGPEEKLRETAIAQPAIITASLAYLAALRDMDILPEPDFVAGHSLGEYTALAAAGALDVDDAVQLAALRGRLMQLASQQSPGVMAAVMGLDEAVINQTAAEFGIFVANYNSPGQIVISGDRDKMTAASEILAGKGARVVPLAVSGAFHTPLMAPAAEGLSKVVERLNFKDTAVPIVANTTGLPITGAEDIRAELLKQLTTSVYWQRSVEYMIGAGVSTFIEIGPGKVLSGLVRRINRDVKTINISEAQAIKNLQANPWN, encoded by the coding sequence GTGGTTAAACCGATGCTTGCCTTCGTGTTTCCCGGCCAGGGTGCCCAGGCGCCGGGTATGGGTTTGGATGTCTATGAAGAATACGATTCAGCCCGGGCGGTGTTCAAAGCGGCGGATGAGCGATTGGGTTTCTCCATCTCCCGCCTGTGCTTTGAAGGCCCGGAGGAAAAACTCAGAGAGACGGCTATCGCCCAGCCCGCCATCATAACGGCTAGCCTGGCTTATTTAGCCGCCCTCCGTGATATGGATATTTTGCCGGAACCTGATTTCGTAGCCGGCCATTCCCTAGGCGAATATACTGCGCTGGCTGCCGCAGGCGCGCTTGATGTTGACGATGCCGTTCAACTGGCTGCTTTACGAGGACGGCTGATGCAGCTGGCAAGCCAGCAGTCGCCCGGTGTTATGGCCGCGGTGATGGGGCTGGATGAAGCCGTCATCAACCAGACTGCCGCCGAGTTCGGTATCTTTGTCGCCAACTACAACTCGCCAGGCCAGATCGTTATCTCAGGTGACCGAGATAAGATGACCGCCGCCTCTGAAATATTGGCCGGCAAGGGCGCAAGGGTAGTGCCGCTGGCTGTCTCCGGCGCGTTCCATACGCCCTTGATGGCGCCGGCAGCCGAAGGTTTGAGCAAAGTTGTCGAACGCCTCAATTTCAAAGACACCGCTGTCCCCATTGTGGCTAATACCACTGGCTTGCCGATCACCGGCGCCGAAGATATCCGGGCCGAGCTACTCAAACAGTTGACGACCTCGGTCTACTGGCAGAGATCGGTGGAGTATATGATCGGCGCCGGAGTCAGCACGTTCATCGAGATCGGCCCTGGCAAAGTTCTGTCCGGGCTTGTCCGACGTATTAACCGCGACGTCAAGACGATTAACATTTCCGAGGCGCAGGCAATTAAAAACCTTCAGGCTAATCCATGGAATTGA
- a CDS encoding metallopeptidase family protein: MDKNRFADLVEQALDKLPDEFLEIMDNVEVLVEDYPTKSQCAGAKKTELLGLYEGVPLTERDSRYSLVLPDKITIFQKPIEAICRTDAEIIDQVEKTVKHEVAHFFGMSDDELNDIEAGWLEGEEE; encoded by the coding sequence ATGGACAAGAACCGCTTTGCAGACCTCGTGGAACAGGCGTTAGATAAACTCCCCGATGAATTCCTGGAAATCATGGATAACGTTGAGGTCCTGGTCGAAGACTACCCTACCAAATCCCAGTGCGCCGGCGCTAAGAAAACCGAACTCCTGGGCTTGTATGAAGGCGTTCCTCTGACCGAGAGGGATTCACGGTACAGCCTGGTGCTACCCGATAAAATCACCATTTTCCAAAAACCGATCGAAGCTATCTGCCGCACCGACGCCGAAATCATTGATCAGGTTGAGAAAACGGTCAAACATGAAGTAGCCCATTTCTTCGGCATGTCGGACGACGAACTCAACGACATCGAGGCTGGCTGGCTGGAAGGGGAAGAAGAGTAG
- the nusB gene encoding transcription antitermination factor NusB — translation MTKRHEARVLALKVLYEADIARHDAAAVLDRQIAGADLPAENDVFTRALVEGALKHQAEADGIITRLAPAYPVSQLSPIDRNVLRLAIYELFHDNNVPVRVAINEAVELAKEFGSESSAKFVNGVLSSVATLVQRD, via the coding sequence ATGACCAAGCGCCACGAGGCCCGGGTCCTGGCCCTTAAGGTTCTCTATGAAGCGGATATCGCCCGGCATGACGCCGCGGCGGTGCTTGACCGCCAGATAGCCGGCGCCGACCTGCCAGCCGAGAACGACGTTTTCACCCGGGCGCTTGTTGAGGGGGCACTGAAACACCAGGCCGAGGCCGATGGCATCATTACCAGGTTGGCCCCGGCTTACCCTGTGTCACAGCTTTCACCTATTGACCGCAACGTCTTGCGGCTTGCAATCTACGAGCTTTTCCACGATAATAATGTCCCGGTTCGAGTCGCCATCAACGAAGCGGTGGAACTGGCCAAGGAGTTCGGCTCGGAAAGTTCCGCCAAGTTTGTCAACGGAGTGCTGAGTTCAGTGGCGACGCTGGTTCAGCGAGACTGA
- the mfd gene encoding transcription-repair coupling factor, with protein MNLNGLFPLITESQPLCDWLSDNRRKRQTISRFSVNEAARPYLIGALFNQLRRPGLVITANAEKARNLTEQLALWLSEDVVRLFPGPDLLPYQRAAVDRGTELDTVRALAEIGGHPVSKPLITIVAPDALLRPLPDPETFRGSWITVAAGTETPPLELARKLASIGYRAEHLVETPGTFARRGGIMDVFSPAGDNPVRMEFFGDVIDRIHIFDAATQRSLKSLDHVSFSPATLLLEPELLPWIDLDGIAEEMRGELAEELDGLKRGNRPETAAFWAPYQNRSSLLEFLSPDSLVIIDEPVAVEQAWGILSREAETLRAEKTAAAELPADFPMPYLPWKSISASTASFQTAELSSWGSGEGGVIELPLMPAPSYAGRLNSFFTRVNELRDQGSRLVVASYQSDRLKELFSEAGVPYHFTSSLAAPPAAGTITLAHALLDRGWVLAGTTFFFTDAELFGFVKERSRPRRSAQAQRLFLPELTPGDYVVHIDHGVARFGGIVIMEVSGARREYLQLEYASGDRLYVPTDQVDRVSRYVGGDGEPPVLNRLSTQEWARSKERAKAAAEEVAAELIELYAARQVVPGYAYSRDTMWQRELEGSFPYVETPDQSRALAEVKEDMEKPIPMDRLILGDVGYGKTEVALRAAFKAVMDGKQVAVLVPTTVLAQQHYSTFKSRLAAFPVKVGVISRFRSDKEQKAILESLEHGGIDILIGTHRLLQPDVHFKKLGLLIIDEEQRFGVMHKEFLKRMRQEVDVLTLSATPIPRTLHLSLVGVRDLSVIETPPNERLPVKTFVSGYDDHLVREAILREKERGGQVFFVHNRVQSIYFIAERLKKLVPEVSFIVGHGQMPEGELEVAMARFAEGSVDVLVCTTIIESGLDVPNANTLIVNQADRFGLTQLYQLRGRVGRGAVLAYAYFLYEKGKRLTGDAEKRLRTIFEAAELGAGYGIAMKDLEIRGAGSLLGTRQSGHISAVGFHLYTQMLSEAVAEQKAIKTGKETELLKSSQIPPPTIELPLSAYIPDSYIPEEALRLGFYKRLAAIRNEKELSDFERELTDRFGPPPPEAQNLSYIIRIRMLGLKVGVKAVGMESGLIAISFLAGIAPDLKKISPLKDGLRASASKLWLDYLRLGGRWRDLLEETVWRLGK; from the coding sequence ATGAATCTTAACGGGCTGTTCCCACTGATTACCGAATCTCAGCCTCTCTGTGACTGGCTGTCTGATAACCGCCGAAAGCGGCAGACCATCAGCCGTTTTTCGGTTAACGAGGCTGCCAGGCCGTACTTGATCGGCGCATTGTTTAACCAATTGCGCCGGCCGGGACTGGTGATCACAGCCAACGCCGAAAAAGCCCGCAATCTAACCGAGCAGCTTGCTTTGTGGCTGAGCGAAGATGTTGTACGGCTCTTCCCTGGCCCCGATCTTCTGCCATACCAGCGGGCAGCTGTCGACAGGGGGACTGAACTTGACACGGTTCGCGCGCTGGCTGAAATCGGCGGGCATCCAGTATCGAAACCTTTAATTACCATTGTCGCTCCTGATGCCTTGCTGCGGCCTTTGCCTGATCCGGAGACTTTCAGAGGCAGCTGGATCACTGTTGCTGCGGGTACTGAAACGCCTCCGCTGGAGTTGGCGCGAAAACTCGCAAGCATAGGGTACCGGGCTGAACATCTGGTTGAAACTCCCGGGACTTTTGCCCGGCGGGGCGGCATTATGGATGTTTTTTCGCCCGCCGGCGACAACCCGGTACGCATGGAGTTTTTCGGAGATGTTATCGATAGGATCCACATATTTGACGCCGCTACTCAGCGTTCGCTGAAATCGCTGGATCACGTGAGTTTCAGCCCAGCCACTCTGCTGCTCGAACCGGAACTGCTGCCGTGGATTGACCTGGACGGGATTGCCGAGGAAATGCGCGGCGAGCTGGCTGAAGAACTTGACGGGTTGAAGCGCGGCAACCGGCCGGAAACAGCGGCTTTCTGGGCACCATACCAAAACCGGTCTTCGCTCCTAGAATTCCTTTCACCGGATTCCCTGGTAATTATTGATGAGCCGGTCGCGGTCGAACAAGCCTGGGGAATTCTTAGCCGGGAAGCAGAGACTCTGCGCGCCGAGAAGACCGCCGCGGCCGAACTGCCGGCCGATTTCCCTATGCCTTATCTACCTTGGAAGTCAATAAGTGCAAGCACAGCTTCGTTTCAGACCGCTGAATTGTCTTCGTGGGGATCCGGGGAGGGTGGCGTTATTGAACTGCCGCTTATGCCGGCGCCCAGTTATGCCGGGCGGCTGAATTCATTTTTCACTAGGGTTAATGAGCTTAGAGATCAAGGTTCGCGTCTGGTGGTAGCCAGTTATCAATCTGACCGGCTGAAGGAGCTGTTCTCTGAGGCGGGTGTTCCTTACCACTTCACCAGCAGTCTTGCCGCGCCGCCGGCCGCTGGCACCATTACCCTGGCCCACGCTTTGCTGGATCGGGGATGGGTCCTGGCTGGAACAACCTTCTTTTTTACTGATGCTGAGTTGTTTGGTTTCGTCAAGGAACGCTCTCGCCCTCGCCGAAGCGCTCAGGCACAAAGGCTTTTCCTGCCTGAATTAACTCCGGGAGACTATGTCGTTCATATCGATCATGGCGTCGCCAGATTCGGCGGCATCGTCATTATGGAAGTTTCCGGCGCTCGACGCGAATATTTGCAGTTGGAATATGCCTCCGGGGACCGGTTGTATGTGCCGACGGATCAGGTTGACCGGGTTAGCCGCTACGTCGGCGGTGACGGCGAACCCCCGGTTCTGAACCGTTTGAGTACCCAGGAGTGGGCGCGTTCCAAAGAACGGGCTAAAGCCGCCGCCGAAGAGGTGGCCGCCGAGCTCATCGAGCTTTACGCCGCCCGCCAGGTCGTCCCCGGCTACGCCTACTCACGCGACACGATGTGGCAGCGGGAACTGGAAGGTTCCTTTCCTTACGTGGAGACGCCGGACCAGTCCCGGGCTTTGGCTGAAGTCAAGGAAGACATGGAGAAGCCCATACCGATGGATCGCCTAATCCTGGGCGATGTCGGCTATGGTAAGACCGAGGTGGCGCTGCGTGCCGCCTTTAAAGCGGTCATGGACGGCAAGCAGGTGGCTGTGCTGGTACCGACCACCGTGCTAGCCCAGCAGCATTACTCAACCTTTAAGAGCCGCCTTGCTGCCTTCCCGGTGAAAGTGGGGGTGATTTCCCGCTTCCGTAGCGATAAAGAGCAGAAAGCAATCCTGGAATCTCTGGAGCACGGCGGCATAGATATCCTGATCGGCACCCACCGCCTGCTGCAGCCTGATGTCCATTTCAAGAAGTTGGGTCTCCTCATCATTGACGAAGAACAGCGTTTCGGGGTGATGCATAAGGAGTTTTTGAAGCGGATGAGGCAGGAAGTTGACGTGCTTACTCTGTCGGCTACCCCCATCCCCCGCACCCTGCATCTGTCGCTGGTAGGGGTACGCGACCTGAGCGTCATCGAAACGCCGCCGAACGAGCGGCTGCCGGTCAAGACTTTCGTTTCCGGCTACGACGACCACCTGGTACGCGAAGCTATCCTGCGGGAGAAGGAGCGAGGCGGCCAGGTTTTCTTTGTCCACAACCGCGTTCAAAGCATCTACTTCATCGCTGAGCGGCTCAAGAAACTAGTGCCTGAGGTTTCTTTCATAGTCGGTCACGGTCAGATGCCGGAAGGTGAACTTGAGGTGGCCATGGCCCGCTTTGCCGAGGGCTCGGTCGACGTGCTGGTCTGCACCACCATCATCGAGAGCGGGCTGGACGTGCCCAACGCCAATACCCTAATCGTCAATCAAGCTGACCGTTTCGGTCTAACCCAGCTTTATCAGCTTAGAGGCCGTGTCGGCCGCGGTGCTGTATTGGCTTATGCCTACTTCCTGTATGAGAAGGGTAAGCGTCTCACCGGCGACGCCGAAAAGCGCCTTCGCACCATCTTCGAGGCGGCAGAATTGGGAGCGGGCTACGGTATCGCTATGAAAGACCTGGAGATCCGCGGCGCCGGGTCGCTGCTCGGCACACGGCAAAGCGGGCACATTTCGGCGGTGGGGTTTCACCTCTACACCCAGATGCTCTCCGAGGCGGTGGCTGAACAGAAAGCAATAAAAACCGGCAAGGAAACCGAACTCCTTAAGTCCAGCCAGATACCGCCTCCGACAATCGAACTGCCACTATCGGCCTATATCCCTGACAGTTATATTCCCGAAGAGGCTCTTCGGTTGGGATTCTATAAACGTCTGGCGGCTATACGAAACGAGAAAGAATTGTCCGATTTCGAACGGGAGCTTACCGACCGTTTCGGACCGCCGCCGCCTGAGGCGCAGAACTTGTCTTACATCATTCGCATCAGAATGCTGGGTCTGAAGGTAGGGGTCAAAGCAGTAGGTATGGAGAGCGGCCTGATCGCTATTTCGTTCCTGGCGGGGATCGCGCCTGATCTTAAGAAAATCTCGCCTCTGAAGGACGGCCTCCGCGCTTCGGCCAGCAAGCTGTGGCTGGACTACCTCCGCCTCGGCGGCCGCTGGCGTGACTTGCTGGAGGAAACAGTGTGGCGGCTGGGTAAATGA
- the fabG gene encoding 3-oxoacyl-[acyl-carrier-protein] reductase, producing the protein MELRRLEGKVAVVTGAGRGIGAAIARRFAAEGASLVLNSLSDSASKIADEINAAGGKAVPVQGNVSTAAEAVRVIEAASASFGRLDILINNAGITRDGLLLRMSEEDWDAVLDTNLKSVYLCCRAALRPMLKSRGGGRIINLSSVIGLSGNAGQANYAASKAGIIGFTKSLAKELASRQVTVNAIAPGFIVTDMTAGMTGEAKEALLARIPLGSLGAAEDIAAAAVFLASEEARYITGQTLTVDGGMTL; encoded by the coding sequence ATGGAATTGAGGCGGCTGGAAGGCAAAGTCGCCGTAGTCACCGGCGCTGGCCGAGGTATTGGCGCCGCGATTGCCCGCCGCTTCGCCGCCGAAGGCGCGTCTCTGGTTCTGAACAGCCTGTCCGATTCAGCTTCCAAGATCGCTGACGAAATCAACGCCGCCGGCGGCAAGGCCGTGCCGGTACAGGGCAATGTATCAACCGCCGCCGAAGCGGTCCGGGTTATCGAAGCCGCGAGTGCCAGCTTCGGTCGTCTGGACATCCTGATCAACAACGCCGGCATCACCCGCGACGGCCTCCTCCTGCGGATGAGTGAAGAAGACTGGGACGCCGTCCTGGATACCAATTTGAAGAGTGTTTACCTCTGTTGCCGCGCCGCGCTGCGTCCAATGCTCAAGAGTCGTGGCGGCGGGCGGATTATCAACCTGTCATCCGTAATCGGTCTTTCCGGCAACGCCGGTCAGGCTAACTATGCTGCTTCCAAGGCCGGTATCATTGGTTTTACCAAGTCATTGGCCAAGGAATTGGCTTCCCGGCAGGTGACAGTGAATGCTATAGCGCCTGGTTTTATTGTCACCGACATGACCGCCGGTATGACCGGCGAAGCCAAAGAGGCGCTCCTAGCCCGCATCCCGCTGGGAAGTCTCGGCGCGGCTGAGGATATAGCCGCTGCCGCCGTCTTCCTGGCCTCCGAAGAAGCGCGCTACATTACCGGCCAGACCCTGACCGTCGACGGCGGAATGACCCTGTAA
- the proB gene encoding glutamate 5-kinase has protein sequence MNEKPRYRRIVIKLGTNLLTGGTGKLDQTVMSGLVAQVAAVIRHGSQAIIVTSGAIAAGKEKLSAYKKHRDIPYKQVLAAVGQSRLMNVYEGLFAAHDLTVAQALLTRTDLSDRSGYLNARNTLLAIMELGVIAIVNENDVVAVDEIQEAKFGDNDSLSAMVANLVDADLLLILSDVNGLYTANPRSDPEARLIPVVERITAEIEALAGGAGSAAGTGGMITKIEAAKLATASGVHVIIASGRLDKVIEQIAVGDCPGTHFLPQAFPDARHRWLVSGLSTRGRVLIDEGAVRAVMKCSSLLPAGIKAVEGVFKRGDIVRLITPGGSQLGFGIVNYDAAEIDKIKGLHSDAIAGKLGHSYGDEIIHRSNLAVC, from the coding sequence ATGAACGAAAAGCCGCGATACCGCCGTATCGTCATCAAACTAGGTACCAACCTCCTCACCGGCGGTACCGGCAAGCTTGATCAAACGGTCATGTCCGGCCTGGTAGCGCAGGTCGCCGCCGTTATTCGCCACGGCAGCCAGGCAATCATCGTAACATCAGGCGCCATCGCCGCCGGGAAAGAGAAGCTGAGTGCCTATAAAAAGCACCGGGACATTCCCTACAAGCAAGTGTTAGCCGCGGTGGGACAAAGCCGTTTGATGAATGTTTATGAAGGGTTATTTGCCGCCCACGATCTGACCGTGGCGCAGGCGCTCTTAACCCGGACCGACCTGAGCGACCGTTCCGGCTACCTCAACGCCCGCAACACACTGCTGGCGATAATGGAACTTGGCGTCATCGCTATTGTGAATGAAAACGACGTGGTGGCGGTGGACGAGATTCAAGAAGCCAAATTCGGCGATAACGACAGCCTTTCAGCGATGGTGGCCAATCTGGTTGACGCAGACTTGCTGCTTATTCTGTCTGACGTCAACGGCTTGTATACCGCCAATCCACGGAGCGACCCTGAAGCCCGGCTCATCCCGGTTGTCGAGCGGATCACCGCCGAGATCGAAGCGCTGGCCGGCGGCGCCGGCAGTGCGGCTGGCACCGGGGGCATGATCACCAAAATCGAAGCCGCTAAACTGGCCACGGCTTCAGGTGTCCATGTCATCATTGCTTCCGGAAGGTTGGATAAAGTTATCGAGCAGATTGCCGTCGGAGACTGCCCCGGGACCCACTTTCTTCCCCAGGCATTTCCGGATGCTCGTCACCGCTGGTTGGTTTCCGGGCTTTCGACCCGCGGCCGTGTACTGATTGACGAAGGTGCAGTCCGGGCTGTGATGAAATGCTCCAGCCTGCTGCCCGCAGGAATAAAGGCTGTCGAAGGTGTTTTCAAGCGCGGCGACATTGTCCGGCTAATCACCCCGGGGGGCTCCCAGTTGGGATTCGGCATCGTCAACTACGACGCCGCCGAGATCGATAAGATCAAAGGCCTGCATTCCGACGCCATCGCCGGTAAGCTAGGCCACAGCTATGGCGACGAGATTATTCACCGTAGCAACCTGGCGGTGTGCTAA
- the acpP gene encoding acyl carrier protein, whose protein sequence is MATVLERVKKIAVEQLSVEEKDVTPESKFTDDLGADSLDLVELIMALEEEFSTPEAKLEIPDEEAEKLLTVKDVVDYVKAKGVKD, encoded by the coding sequence GTGGCCACAGTTTTGGAACGCGTCAAGAAAATCGCCGTCGAGCAGCTCTCGGTGGAGGAAAAGGACGTCACCCCGGAGTCCAAATTCACCGATGACCTGGGTGCCGACTCGCTCGACCTGGTCGAGCTAATCATGGCCCTTGAGGAAGAGTTCTCTACCCCGGAAGCCAAGCTGGAGATCCCGGACGAGGAAGCCGAGAAACTGCTCACCGTCAAGGATGTCGTCGATTACGTCAAGGCCAAAGGCGTTAAGGACTAG
- a CDS encoding DNA-3-methyladenine glycosylase I, giving the protein MERCPWPLSGGEIMIRYHDEEWGVPTHSDAQHFEFLVLEAFQAGLSWLTVLRKRAAFREAFAGFDAAAVAAFDDMRINELLSNPGIIRNGLKIRAAVNNAGRFLEVQVEFGSFDAYLWHFTGGKPVIGGWTSLAELPAKTGLSDKISADLKRRGFKFVGSTIIYAHLQAVGIVNDHLVNCFRFKQMTGA; this is encoded by the coding sequence ATCGAGCGCTGTCCCTGGCCTTTGTCCGGCGGCGAGATAATGATCAGGTACCATGACGAGGAATGGGGAGTGCCGACTCACAGCGATGCTCAGCACTTTGAGTTCCTGGTACTGGAAGCCTTTCAGGCTGGGTTATCGTGGCTGACCGTCCTGCGTAAAAGGGCCGCCTTCCGAGAGGCTTTCGCGGGCTTCGACGCCGCCGCCGTGGCGGCTTTCGATGACATGAGAATCAACGAACTTCTGTCAAACCCGGGCATCATCCGCAACGGTTTGAAAATCCGGGCGGCAGTAAACAACGCGGGGCGGTTTCTTGAAGTCCAAGTCGAATTCGGTAGCTTTGACGCTTATCTCTGGCATTTCACTGGAGGCAAACCTGTTATCGGCGGTTGGACTTCGCTGGCAGAACTGCCGGCAAAAACCGGGTTGTCAGACAAAATTTCGGCTGACCTGAAGCGCCGCGGTTTCAAGTTCGTCGGTTCCACCATTATCTACGCCCACCTTCAGGCGGTGGGTATCGTTAACGACCACCTGGTAAACTGCTTCCGGTTCAAGCAAATGACCGGAGCGTGA
- the nhaA gene encoding Na+/H+ antiporter NhaA: MSTAFGNLKFISAIERFLKRESTGGILLFGAAVAAMIIANSPISESYFHFLHTKAGFSFGSFQLELSLAHWINDGLMALFFLLIGLEIKRELLVGELSSPAKAAFPALGALGGMIVPAAIYLGFNMAEDGNPHGFGIPMATDIAFALGFLMLLGNRVPVALKVFLVSLAVIDDLGAILVIAIGYSSNLDWAALGGAAVIAGALIALNAGGVKKLVPYLALGAVLWYLVFQSGIHATIAGVILAFTIPVRQKITSEQFVDTCRLELDTFGGAEGKRKNVLLTSEQQDAVEKIGEAYEQVQNPLLRLEHSLHPFSAFLIMPVFALANAGVALGGSDVNLMQPVAWGILAGLIIGKPLGIVGMTFLISRLGWIRKPDSCQWNHIIGAGIIGGVGFTMSIFIAGLAFEEPGLIDSAKLAIVSASLIAGAAGVFYLWRLPPPTCKLDEK; encoded by the coding sequence ATGAGTACAGCATTCGGTAATCTCAAATTTATCAGCGCCATCGAACGTTTTCTAAAAAGGGAATCAACGGGCGGCATCCTGCTCTTCGGGGCGGCTGTTGCCGCCATGATTATCGCCAACTCGCCCATATCGGAGTCTTACTTCCACTTCCTGCATACCAAAGCCGGTTTCAGTTTCGGAAGCTTCCAGCTTGAACTTTCACTAGCCCACTGGATCAACGACGGCTTAATGGCGCTTTTTTTCCTATTGATCGGGCTGGAAATCAAACGCGAACTCTTAGTCGGTGAGTTATCATCCCCGGCCAAGGCGGCCTTCCCGGCTTTAGGCGCTCTTGGCGGGATGATTGTTCCTGCCGCCATCTACCTGGGTTTCAACATGGCCGAAGACGGGAATCCCCACGGGTTCGGCATTCCAATGGCCACAGATATTGCCTTCGCCCTAGGCTTTCTCATGCTTCTGGGCAACCGGGTGCCGGTAGCACTCAAGGTTTTCCTGGTTTCGCTGGCAGTCATCGACGATCTGGGCGCTATTCTGGTTATCGCCATCGGATATTCTTCCAACCTAGATTGGGCGGCCTTAGGCGGCGCGGCGGTAATTGCCGGCGCGCTTATCGCTTTGAACGCCGGGGGAGTCAAGAAACTGGTACCCTACCTGGCCTTAGGGGCAGTATTGTGGTATCTGGTATTCCAGTCAGGCATCCATGCGACCATAGCCGGAGTGATCCTCGCCTTTACGATCCCGGTACGCCAAAAAATCACCAGCGAACAGTTTGTCGATACCTGCAGGCTGGAGCTGGATACTTTCGGCGGAGCGGAAGGCAAGCGGAAAAACGTCTTGCTAACTTCTGAGCAGCAGGATGCGGTCGAAAAAATCGGCGAGGCTTATGAACAGGTGCAGAATCCCCTGCTGCGGCTGGAGCATTCACTCCACCCGTTCAGCGCTTTCTTGATCATGCCGGTCTTCGCCCTGGCAAACGCGGGTGTCGCTCTCGGCGGCTCCGACGTGAACCTGATGCAGCCGGTAGCCTGGGGTATCTTAGCCGGTTTGATTATCGGCAAACCTCTCGGTATTGTCGGAATGACATTCCTAATCAGCCGACTGGGCTGGATAAGAAAGCCGGATTCGTGCCAATGGAATCACATTATCGGAGCCGGAATCATCGGCGGAGTGGGATTCACCATGTCAATATTCATCGCGGGATTGGCTTTCGAGGAACCCGGACTTATCGATTCCGCCAAGCTGGCAATTGTGAGCGCGTCATTGATTGCGGGCGCCGCCGGTGTGTTCTATTTATGGCGGTTGCCGCCGCCGACGTGCAAGCTCGACGAGAAATAA
- a CDS encoding DUF177 domain-containing protein, with translation MLSFNVAQLEKGLVGATRDYQIDDSLTVEGVSVNVKGEIKFTRTPRSVLVKADFKTILPQECCRCLDEYQCPLEVRFEEEYLPTLDVTSGLPLDIEEAAENFTIDEHHILDLSDALRQYIILSQPMKPLCRADCPGINTKQ, from the coding sequence GTGCTAAGTTTTAATGTGGCGCAGCTGGAAAAAGGGCTTGTCGGCGCCACGCGAGACTATCAAATTGACGATTCATTGACGGTGGAAGGCGTTTCGGTCAACGTCAAAGGCGAAATCAAATTCACCAGGACGCCGCGTTCGGTGTTAGTCAAGGCGGACTTCAAGACGATCTTGCCCCAGGAATGCTGCCGCTGCCTTGACGAATACCAGTGTCCCCTGGAGGTCAGGTTCGAGGAAGAATATTTACCAACGCTGGATGTGACCAGCGGCCTGCCGCTGGATATTGAAGAAGCAGCAGAGAACTTTACCATTGACGAACATCACATCCTTGACCTTTCAGATGCTCTGCGCCAGTACATCATCCTGTCCCAGCCGATGAAACCCCTTTGCCGGGCGGATTGTCCGGGCATTAATACCAAGCAGTAA
- a CDS encoding AAC(3) family N-acetyltransferase, which yields MSGTDRVKYNPLPLTISSLTDDFRRVGVRPGMTLIVHSSLSSMGWVCGNAQSVIMALEAAIGETGTLVMPTHTSDNSDPAFWSRPPVPSQWWDIIRAETPAFDPELTPTRKMGAIPETFRKQPGTIRSSHPQVSFAARGPLAARIVSNHSLNYALGDASPLGRLYEIGGFILLLGVGYENNTTLHLAEFRAIFPGKKVERGGAAVNENGRRIWKILEDFSEESDKFPEIGAAFETALPHKVTTGRIGLAEAKLMPVRDLVDFATAWLEANRK from the coding sequence TTGTCTGGAACCGACCGGGTCAAATACAATCCGCTGCCGTTGACCATAAGCTCACTGACCGACGACTTCCGGCGTGTCGGAGTGCGGCCGGGGATGACACTCATTGTCCACTCATCTCTCTCCTCCATGGGTTGGGTATGCGGCAACGCCCAGTCGGTCATCATGGCGCTAGAGGCGGCTATCGGCGAAACAGGTACCCTGGTCATGCCGACCCATACCAGCGATAACTCCGACCCCGCTTTCTGGAGCCGCCCACCGGTACCGAGCCAGTGGTGGGATATCATCCGCGCCGAAACGCCGGCCTTTGATCCGGAATTGACGCCGACCCGCAAAATGGGCGCGATACCTGAGACTTTCCGAAAGCAGCCAGGGACCATCCGAAGCAGCCATCCTCAGGTTTCGTTCGCCGCCCGCGGTCCGCTGGCGGCGAGGATCGTATCCAATCACAGCCTGAATTATGCGCTGGGGGACGCCTCCCCGCTTGGCCGTTTGTACGAAATCGGCGGCTTCATACTGTTGCTCGGCGTAGGTTATGAGAACAATACCACCCTGCATTTGGCCGAATTCCGAGCTATTTTCCCGGGGAAGAAGGTCGAGCGCGGCGGGGCGGCAGTCAACGAAAATGGCCGGCGTATCTGGAAGATCCTGGAGGATTTTTCGGAGGAGTCCGACAAGTTTCCGGAAATCGGAGCTGCCTTTGAGACGGCCCTCCCACACAAGGTTACAACCGGCCGAATCGGCCTAGCTGAAGCCAAGTTAATGCCGGTGCGCGACCTCGTGGATTTCGCGACGGCCTGGTTGGAGGCTAACCGGAAATGA